Proteins from a single region of Lasioglossum baleicum chromosome 1, iyLasBale1, whole genome shotgun sequence:
- the LOC143210471 gene encoding uncharacterized protein LOC143210471: MSSSLKITIKLYPLCPTINLLILFINLLNIFTSLGPQMRTKIETCLDSCALHPLSQDASNFNPLSPGHFVVGPALKAYCHKPMLLMFARAKLLDYSYCDKGSSFVGNDGNRIRSMDGNSANN; the protein is encoded by the exons ATGAGTAGTTCACTAAAGATCACTATAAAATTGTATCCATTGTGTCCAACGATCAATTTGTTAATTCTGTTCATCaatttgttaaacattttcacctcgctggggccccaaatgagaaccaag ATTGAAACCTGCCTGGATTCCTGTGCACTTCATCCTTTGTCTCAAGATGCTTCTAATTTCAACCCCTTGTCTCCTGGTCATTTCGTTGTGGGACCAGCGTTGAAGGCATATTGTCACAAACCGATGTTGTTGATGTTCGCCAGAGCAAAGTTACTAGATTACAGTTACTGCGACAAGGGATCCAGCTTTGTTGGAAACGATGGCAACAGGATTCGTTCCATGGATGGCAACAGTGCCAACAATTGA